In the Podospora pseudocomata strain CBS 415.72m chromosome 5, whole genome shotgun sequence genome, one interval contains:
- a CDS encoding hypothetical protein (EggNog:ENOG503NWTD; COG:U): MGTRKPSCSWDDQAAVDATQWAVDAMTVATESFRLQFQGQFGEANGRSRRNSSSLDDVLSERRASRQRGQVHVTGRRPVSERPNNLDANYKGPLSSNPPSMSFTSEPHDLPRPPDPTATRPVQQHIGIHISKNSGRNRASSQPYPAFHRPLTPRQSSQKEPERHHPLPSLPLHPDLRADEENRDSKQFSVQQYDAVNPADSQSTMVPLEDAETDTTYLSSSFSSSTAIAKPKASHFSPRRKSRAASRTMVSSSSPYQSSASSTPTRPRSPPSAATQSPSTRPDVLVSPFHEILFVLLICLAQILMLAGLAQAMVPASIISQSFGDSTPGTMAWYSAAYGLTSATFVLPSGRVGDLFGHKKVFVTGWLWFGLWSLIAGFSGHAERSAGEGTVFFCVARGLQGIGPALLVPSGQALLGRTYQPGMRKNMVLCLFGASAPLGFVMGAIFSSLFAVRGNWPWAFWLLAIMCFVLAVVSLFILPTSRGQSCLKGGEGLWSQFDGWGMMLGVSGLVLLNFAFNQAPNVSWKTPYTYFLLIIGLILIAAFVSHEWKAPYPLIPIAAMKPATNFVLGCTGAGWGCFSIWIYYTFNVVQNLKGWSPLLASVSFIPAPICGLAASILVGFLMSRVKPHWIMLISMCAFFIGSLLLATAPVHQSYWFSTFFGILIMPFGMDMGNPAATILLSNSVSKEHQGIAASLVVTTVNYSISLALGIAGTIEVHVNETGDELLKGYRAAQYFGTGLGFLGVLLALGFLLQSYHQKPPVASYPLQTR; this comes from the exons ATGGGTACCAGAAAACCGTCCTGTTCTTGGGACGACCAGGCGGCGGTCGATGCTACGCAATGGGCAGTAGATGCCATGACCGTAGCGACTGAGTCGTTTCGACTGCAGTTCCAAGGTCAGTTTGGAGAGGCCAATGGCCGATCACGCCGGAACTCATCGAGCCTGGATGATGTTCTCTCCGAGCGCCGGGCCTCACGTCAACGTGGCCAAGTCCATGTGACTGGACGGCGGCCCGTCTCGGAGAGACCTAACAACCTTGATGCAAACTACAAGGGGCCTCTCTCATCAAACCCGCCTTCTATGTCGTTCACCTCAGAGCCTCACGATCTACCCAGGCCACCCGACCCGACCGCTACACGACCAGTGCAGCAGCACATCGGCATCCACATCAGCAAAAACAGCGGGAGAAACAGGGCATCATCTCAGCCCTATCCCGCTTTTCACAGGCCTCTAACACCTCGTCAGTCATCTCAAAAAGAACCTGAGCGTCACCACCCCTTGCCCTCCCTACCCCTTCATCCCGATCTTCGGGCTGATGAGGAAAACAGGGATAGCAAGCAGTTCTCCGTGCAACAGTACGATGCGGTGAACCCCGCGGATTCTCAGTCGACCATGGTACCCCTGGAAGATGCAGAAACCGACACCACCTACCTTTcatcttccttctcctcctccactgccATCGCCAAGCCGAAAGCCTCTCACTTTTCCCCTCGGCGCAAATCCAGGGCCGCCTCCCGAACCATGGtatcgtcctcctccccctatCAATCCTCTGCCTCATCCACTCCAACCCGTCCTcgctcacctccctcagcgGCTACCCAGTCCCCTTCCACCCGGCCAGACGTCCTCGTCTCCCCTTTTCACGAgatcctcttcgtcctcctcatctgccTAGCCCAGATCCTCATGCTTGCCGGTCTCGCCCAGGCCATGGTCCCCGCCTCGATCATCTCCCAGTCCTTTGGTGACTCCACTCCCGGCACCATGGCGTGGTACTCAGCCGCGTACGGCCTCACATCAGCAACATTCGTCCTTCCGTCTGGCCGTGTGGGCGATCTCTTTGGCCACAAAAAGGTGTTTGTCACTGGCTGGCTTTGGTTCGGCCTGTGGAGCTTGATTGCTGGGTTTTCTGGACACGCCGAGCGCAGCGCGGGCGAGGGGACGGTCTTCTTTTGTGTGGCGAGGGGGCTGCAGGGGATCGGACCGGCGCTGTTGGTGCCGAGCGGGCAGGCGTTGTTGGGCAGGACGTATCAGCcggggatgaggaagaatATGGTGCTCTGCCTGTTTGGGGCGTCGGCGCCGCTGGGGTTTGTCATGGGGGCTATCTTCTCGAGTTTGTTTGCAGTGCGAGGGAACTGGCCGTGGGCGTTTTGGCTGTTGGCCATCATGTGCTTTGTGCTCGCGGTGGTGAGCTTGTTTATCCTGCCGACTTCACGGGGTCAGTCTTGtctgaaagggggggagggcttgTGGTCACAGTTCGATGGATGGGGTATGATGCTCGGCGTCAGCgggttggtgctgctgaACTTTGCATTCAATCAAGCTCCCAACGTCTCTTGGAAGACACCTTATACGTATTTCCTGTTGATCATTGGGTTGATCTTGATTGCTGCTTTCGTGTCTCATGAGTGGAAGGCGCCTTACCCCCTTATTCCTATCGCGGCCATGAAGCCGGCGACGAACTTTGTGTTGGGCTGTAcgggggctggctgggggtGTTTTAGTATTTGGATTTATTACACCTTCAATGTTGTTCAAAATCTGAAAGGATGGTCGCCGTTGCTCGCTTCTGTGAGCTTCATTCCAGC TCCGATATGTGGCCTTGCTGCCAGTATTCTGGTCGGATTCTTGATGTCGCGAGTCAAGCCTCACTGGATCATGTTGATATCCATGTGTGCATTCTTCATCGGAAGTCTCCTTCTCGCCACCGCACCTGTCCATCAGAGCTACTGGTTTAGTACTTTTTTCGGGATACTTATCATGCCGTTT GGGATGGACATGGGTAATCCGGCG GCCACCATTTTACTCAGCAATAGCGTTTCCAAAGAACACCAAGGCATCGCCGCAAGCTTGGTAGTAACGACGGTCAACTATTC GATTTCCCTTGCTCTTGGAATTGCGGGTACTATAGAGGTG CATGTCAATGAGACAGGCGATGAGCTCCTGAAGGGCTACAGAGCTGCTCAGTATTTCGGAACAGGCCTCGGCTTCTTGGGCGTGCTTCTGGCCTTGGGATTCTTGCTCCAGAGTTACCACCAGAAGCCACCTGTGGCATCATATCCGCTCCAGACGAGGTAA
- the MRS4 gene encoding Fe(2+) transporter (EggNog:ENOG503NUFS; COG:C) → MAQPNVVPEEDYDYEALPPNFSLLQNMAAGAFAGIAEHCAMYPIDAVKVSRAPPLSTWYRDFDL, encoded by the exons ATGGCCCAGCCAAATGTCGTACCCGAAGAGGACTACGA CTATGAagccctcccacccaactTCTCGTTGTTGCAGAACATGGCTGCCGGCGCCTTTGCCGGCATCGCCGAGCACTGCGCAA TGTACCCTATCGATGCAGTGAAGGTGAGCCGAGCTCCGCCGTTATCGACTTGGTATCGCGACTTTGACCTCTAA
- the DNJ1 gene encoding Tetratricopeptide repeat and J domain-containing co-chaperone dnj1 (COG:O; EggNog:ENOG503NWTW): MVRLSSTLAFAAGFLSTPSMVSGLSTSDIPADTPISALLASAQSHLSKGETNDALVYYDAAIARDPSNYLTLFKRATTYLSLGRRSQATDDFEKVLSIKPTFEGAHLQLGKLRASAADWDGAKLHYKKAKKTEEVAAVEAAKAAAKAAEAAAKAGNWEECVKQADDAILTANRAIHLRELRKDCAFERGAVERGIADLQHILQMQPGNTKPHVQISAITFYALGNLEDGATAIRKCLHSDPDNKVCKRLLREEKATIKVMEKVKKALDKGQQMTAVRQLVPTSDSEGLIKEVKDQIHSLREDGSIPKAAPNELLSRLVEMACQAYYETNSKKAKEYCEESLTLNENSFFGLLYKAKHLLDKEEYEASINTLQKAAEARPDKEDLVNPLMQKAQVALKRSKTKDYYKVLGVAHDADERQIKSAYRKLSKVHHPDKAAKQGLTKEEAEKKMASINEAYEVLSDPELRARFDRGDDPNSHEQQQQYHHGHPFGGGHPFMYQQGGSGGGGGQQFHFKFGPGGGSGFPFGM, translated from the exons atGGTTCGCTTATCATCGACGCTGGCCTTTGCGGCCGGCTTCCTATCAACGCCGTCAATGGTCTCGGGCCTCTCAACGTCGGACATCCCAGCCGACACCCCCATCTCTGCTCTCCTAGCCTCAGCGCAAAGTCACCTGTCAAAGGGCGAAACGAACGACGCCCTCGTCTACTACGATGCTGCTATCGCCAGAGATCCCTCCAACTACTTGACCTTGTTCAAGCGCGCCACAACCTACCTTTCTCTCGGCCGCAGATCACAGGCCACCGATGATTTCGAGAAGGTGCTTTCGATCAAGCCAACTTTCGAGGGTGCGCACCTTCAGCTAGGAAAACTGCGCGCCAGCGCCGCCGACTGGGACGGAGCAAAGCTTCATtacaagaaggccaagaagacaGAGGAGGTTGCCGCAGttgaggcggccaaggcggcggcaaaggctgctgaagcagcagccaaggcTGGGAACTGGGAAGAGTGTGTCAAGCAGGCCGACGATGCCATCCTGACGGCGAACAGGGCGATTCACTTGCGCGAGCTTCGCAAGGACTGCGCGTTTGAGAGGGGAGCCGTGGAAAGGGGTATTGCTGACCTGCAGCACATCCTCCAAATGCAACCTGGCAACACGAAGCCACACGTCCAGATCTCAGCCATCACATTCTACGCGCTCGGAAACCTCGAGGACGGCGCGACAGCTATCAGGAAGTGCCTGCACTCTGACCCTGACAACAAGGTGTGCAAGcggctgttgagggaggagaaggcgaccatcaaagtcatggagaaggtgaagaaggcctTGGACAAGGGGCAGCAGATGACTGCTGTACGGCAACTCGTACCTACGAGCGACAGTGAAGGCTTGATCAAGGAGGTGAAGGACCAGATCCACAGTCTGCGGGAAGATGGCTCGATACCGAAGGCAGCTCCAAATGAACTGCTTTCAAGGTTAGTTGAGATGGCGTGCCAGGCGTATTACGAG ACCAACAGcaaaaaggccaaggaaTACTGCGAAGAGTCCCTCACTCTAAATGAGAACTCTTTCTTTGGTCTTCTCTACAAGGCCAAacacctcctcgacaaggaaGAGTACGAAGCTTCCATCAACACTCTCcaaaaggctgccgaggctCGCCCTGACAAGGAAGACCTTGTCAATCCTCTGATGCAAAAGGCCCAGGTTGCCCTCAAACGCTCCAAGACCAAGGACTACTACAAGGTCCTTGGTGTTGCTCATGACGCCGACGAACGCCAGATCAAGTCTGCCTACCGCAAGCTCTCCAAAGTTCACCACCCCGACAAGGCCGCCAAACAAGGGCTTACCAAGGAGGaagccgagaagaagatggcgagCATCAACGAGGCGTACGAGGTTCTCAGCGACCCCGAGCTCAGGGCACGGTTCGACAGGGGTGACGACCCGAACAGccacgagcagcagcagcagtatcACCACGGGCATCCATTCGGAGGTGGCCACCCATTCATGTACCAGCAAGGCGGcagcggaggcggtggtggacaaCAGTTCCATTTCAAGTTTGGTCCTGGAGGAGGGTCAGGGTTCCCATTCGGGATGTAG
- the SLM2 gene encoding phosphatidylinositol 4,5-bisphosphate-binding protein (EggNog:ENOG503NVCW; COG:U), with translation MSTNRSPAGVVSPPPLSQDRGYGPSNHFPQQQHGMEQGYPTAAADAETLSNTIANSHVEHDNHLDGPVAPRPTKFTEEWDVSQRGSSIIDGQRYSKTSNHVNNSAMQRSSSYAGSVAGITNDGATSLSRGNTLKKKASIRRSGSLKRSNSRRSMKAGSVRSLALQPTTDQDELHSAFYCPVPTSGSPTEVLANRFQAWRKILKDLITYFREIQAHYEHRAKSLIKLGNVLNNITTPPGFIASGGLDDALQILRGHNKQAIMEANKAREIEEDVILALTGLRSDLHQKIKEIKNLSGDFKNSVDKEMEATRKAVNHLQDVLGQTELDTALTTGKQDPYLLRLNVDRQLEKQIDEENYLHQAYLNLENSGKELESIVVGEIQKSYNAYASILKREADSAYGTIEELRLGPITLAKDAEWLSFVHRDERFVDPDLPMRSAEFIHYPGRDHYACQEIRAGLLERKSKYLKSYTAGWYVLSPTHLHEFKSADKTQAPVMSLYLPEQKLGSHSTEGGSSNKFVLKGRQTGSMHRGHTWVFRAESHDTMMAWYEDIKTLTERTPEERSNLVRGNSRSISRSSQRSSLSSDGVDDDEDPPFMATATSVNQQPRPDSLPRRPSGGRFPSDLQVNAQRGLQVPLSPLSISSEPNRYDENDRDVIVAANTIPGSELGPQYHTHQHFDTSSTTRRNEDLRSPPIPQTGTTTGAYEEPNGRVVGSANNQVYTNGGSDSYQKDGMVWAEPVPISPSTLRDQAQTLSSRADADDRLYATQNISVTDGQDGYKSEPRGNWYGQANGGIAQNDPQVRPGAERTDSAPTISHLHIPGEYPKSSTSGF, from the exons ATGTCAACCAACCGGTCTCCAGCTGGCGTcgtttccccccctcccctcagtCAGGACCGTGGATACGGCCCTTCAAACCATtttcctcagcagcagcacgGCATGGAACAGGGCTATCCCACGGCTGCAGCAGATGCCGAGACCCTCTCCAATACCATTGCAAACTCCCACGTCGAACACGACAACCACCTTGACGGTCCCGTAGCCCCGCGTCCGACCAAGTTCACCGAAGAGTGGGATGTTAGCCAGCGAGGAAGCTCCATTATTGACGGCCAGAGATATAGCAAGACCAGTAATCACGTCAACAACAGCGCGATGCAGCGGTCCAGTTCCTACGCCGGCTCCGTCGCAGGCATCACCAACGATGGAGCGACATCTCTGTCTCGTGGCAACaccctgaagaagaaggcctccATACGGAGGAGCGGCAGTCTGAAGCGAAGTAACAGCCGGCGGAGCATGAAGGCAGGCAGTGTGAGGAGTCTTGCCCTTCAGCCAACGACAGACCAGGATGAACTTCACAGCGCTTTCTACTGCCCAGTGCCCACATCGGGTAGTCCGACTGAGGTTCTTGCGAACCGCTTTCAAG CCTGGCGCAAGATTCTCAAGGACTTGATTACATACTTTCGCGAAATCCAAGCACACTATGAACACCGAGCCAAGTCGCTAATCAAACTGGGCAATGTGCTGAACAATATCACGACGCCTCCGGGCTTCATCGCGTCCGGTGGTCTCGATGACGCATTGCAGATTTTGCGAGGGCACAACAAACAAGCCATTATGGAGGCTAACAAGGCGAgagagattgaggaggatgtcatCTTGGCACTGACCGGTCTGCGTAGCGACTTGCATCAGAAGATCAAAGAGATCAAGAACCTATCAGGCGACTTCAAGAACTCGGTGGATAAAGAGATGGAGGCGACTCGCAAGGCTGTAAATCACCTACAGGACGTCTTGGGCCAAACCGAGCTCGACACGGCCTTGACAACTGGAAAGCAAGATCCTTATTTATTACGACTTAACGTTGACCGGCAGTTGGAGAAACAGATAGATGAGGAAAACTACCTGCATCAG GCATACCTAAACCTGGAGAACTCGGGGAAAGAACTCGAGTCGATTGTCGTCGGCGAGATCCAAAAGTCATACAACGCCTATGCCAGCATACTCAAGCGGGAAGCAGACTCTGCCTATGGGACCATCGAAGAGCTTCGGCTTGGCCCCATCACCCTGGCCAAGGACGCAGAATGGCTATCTTTTGTTCACAGAGATGAACGCTTTGTTGACCCCGACCTTCCCATGCGGTCAGCTGAGTTCATACATTACCCAGGACGGGATCACTATGCTTGCCAAGAGATTCGAGCGGGCTTGTTGGAACGGAAGAGCAAGTACTTGAAGAGCTacacagccggatg GTACGTTCTTTCACCCACGCATCTGCACGAGTTCAAATCTGCGGACAAGACACAAGCACCCGTCATGTCCCTCTACCTGCCGGAACAGAAATTGGGATCGCACTCCACAGAAGGCGGATCCTCGAATAAGTTCGTTCTCAAGGGCCGCCAGACAGGATCGATGCATCGTGGCCACACATGGGTATTCCGCGCGGAGAGCCATGATACGATGATGGCCTGGTACGAGGACATCAAAACTTTGACCGAGAGGACTCCGGAAGAGCGAAGCAATCTCGTGCGTGGCAACAGTCGAAGCATTAGCAGATCATCTCAACGGTCGTCTCTTAGCAGCGACGGggtcgacgatgacgaagacccCCCCTTCATGGCAACTGCCACATCCGTCAATCAGCAGCCGAGACCAGACTCCCTGCCTCGACGTCCTTCAGGTGGGCGATTCCCATCTGACCTCCAAGTAAACGCACAACGAGGCTTACAGGTCCCCCTCTCGCCACTTAGCATAAGCTCCGAACCAAACAGATACGACGAGAACGATCGCGATGTCATTGTTGCAGCCAATACCATCCCCGGAAGTGAGCTAGGACCGCAATATCATACCCATCAGCATTTCGATACGTCATCGACAACTCGACGGAACGAGGACCTGCGCTCGCCGCCCATCCCCCAGACCGGGACAACAACAGGCGCCTACGAGGAACCAAACGGACGTGTCGTTGGGTCTGCAAATAACCAAGTCTACACCAATGGAGGATCGGATTCTTATCAGAAAGATGGCATGGTGTGGGCAGAACCAGTTCCTATCTCGCCTTCCACGCTCAGAGATCAGGCTCAAACATTGTCCTCACGAGCCGATGCAGATGATCGACTCTATGCCACACAGAACATCTCGGTGACAGACGGCCAAGATGGCTACAAGTCGGAGCCTCGAGGGAACTGGTATGGGCAGGCCAATGGGGGTATAGCCCAAAACGACCCGCAAGTACGACCAGGCGCCGAGCGAACAGACAGTGCCCCAACCATCTCACATCTACATATACCTGGGGAGTATCCCAAGAGTTCGACCAGCGGCTTTTGA
- the GAR1_2 gene encoding H/ACA snoRNP pseudouridylase subunit (COG:J; EggNog:ENOG503P248), which translates to MSFRGGSRGRGGGGGFGGRGGGRGGFQQRDMGPPAQVLEMGKFIHSCEGEMVVESTNAKIPHFNAPIYLENKTPVGKVDEVLGPINQVYFTIKPTEGIQATSFKVGDKFYIAGEKLLPLEKFLPKPKPPPGASKVKKPSRGGASRGGRGGPGGRGGRGGFGGRGGGGFGGGRGGGGFGGGRGGGRGGSGFGGRGGGGRGGGGFSRGGRGGFSR; encoded by the exons ATGTCGTTTCGCGGGGGTTCACGTGGccgcggtggcggtggtggtttcggtggccgtggaggag GTCGCGGCGGCTTCCAACAACGCGATATGGGCCCTCCCGCCCAGGTTCTCGAGATGGGCAAGTTCATTCATTCTTGCGAAGGTGAAATGGTCGTCGAGTCTACCAATGCCAAGATTCCTCACTTCAACGCGCCTATCTACCTAGAGAACAAG ACTCCGGTTGGCAAGGTCGACGAAGTTCTCGGTCCCATCAACCAGGTTTACTTCACCATCAAGCCCACCGAGGGCATCCAGGCCACTTCCTTCAAGGTTGGCGACAAGTTCTACATTGCCGGCGAGAAGCTCCTGCCCCTCGAGAAGTTCCTTCCCAAGCCTAAGCCTCCCCCGGGAGCCAGCAAAGTCAAGAAGCCCAGCCGTGGCGGCGCGTCCCGCGGTGGTCGTGGAGGTCCCGGTGGACGTGGTGGTAGGGGAGGATTCGGTggccgcggtggtggtggctttggcggcggtcgcggcggcggcggtttcGGCGGTGGTCGTGGCGGTGgccgcggcggcagcggtTTCGGCGGCcgtggaggcggtggccgcggaggtggtggtttctcTCGTGGCGGCAGAGGAGGCTTCAGCCGGTAA
- a CDS encoding hypothetical protein (EggNog:ENOG503NWY2; COG:G) has translation MAFKRFFWVSSLISLALAQAQNNNQGGAALDPEVIQQGSFVDGKSSLGAEDVQAASATSQNNFINFCKGQTLTNGFQITTGSCNGIDRMISTVITNPANGATIPSNQDFEIVVQVTNLNAGAFTNAAVTYYSAPQQLDNGNIVGHTHVTVQDTGADLNPQQPMDPQQFAFFKGINDAGNGQGRLSAAVTGGLPAGNYRVCTLTAAANHQPVIMPVAQRGSQDDCVRFTVTGDGNTPNEAANNGAKGQAAAALVADAIALGPGAPNPGGNNAGGNGQGNGQGNGQGNGQGNGQGSGQGNGQGNGQGNGQGNGQGNGQGNGQGNGQGNGQGNGQGNGQGNGQGNGQGNGQGNGQGNGQGQEGPELDPAAAPTPPAAARLARLARRRRFIA, from the exons ATGGCTTTCAAGAGGTTTTTCTGGGTCTCCTCGCTCATTTCGCTGGCCCTTGCTCAAGCGCAGAATAACAATCAAGGAGGTGCCGCATTAGACCCAGAAGTCATTCAACAAGGCTCTTTTGTCGATGGCAAGAGCTCTTTGGGTGCCGAGGATGTTCAGgcagcctcagcaacctctcAAAACAACTTCATCAACTTTTGCAAGGGGCAAACACTTACCAACGGTTTCCAAATCACGACCGGTTCTTGTAACGGCATTG ATCGAATGATCTCCACCGTCATTACAAACCCAGCGAACGGTGCCACCATTCCGTCTAATCAAGACTTTGAGATTGTTGTTCAAGTTACCAACCTCAATGCCGGAGCCTTTACGAACGCTGCTGTCACCTACTATTCCGCACCCCAGCAGTTGGATAACGGCAATATAGTGGGACATACTCATGTAACCGTACAAGACACGGGTGCCGATCTgaaccctcaacaaccaatGGACCCGCAACAGTTTGCCTTTTTCAAAGGTATCAACGACGCCGGTAACGGCCAGGGCAGACTTAGCGCTGCGGTGACCGGTGGCCTTCCGGCCGGAAACTACCGTGTCTGCACCCTGACAGCCgcagccaaccaccaaccagtcATCATGCCTGTCGCCCAGCGCGGATCACAAGATGACTGTGTCAGATTCACCGTTACTGGTGACGGAAACACTCCGAACGAAGCCGCCAACAATGGCGCAAAGGGtcaggcagcagcagctctggTTGCTGATGCTATTGCCCTCGGCCCCGGCGCCCCTAATCCGGGTGGCAATAATGCAGGAGGGAATGGTCAAGGAAATGGGCAAGGCAATGGGCAAGGCAACGGGCAAGGCAACGGGCAAGGCAGCGGGCAAGGCAACGGGCAAGGCAACGGGCAAGGCAACGGGCAAGGCAACGGGCAAGGCAACGGGCAGGGTAATGGGCAGGGTAATGGGCAGGGTAATGGGCAGGGTAATGGGCAGGGTAATGGGCAAGGTAACGGGCAAGGTAATGGCCAAGGTAACGGGCAAGGTAACGGGCAGGGTAACGGGCAGG GACAGGAAGGCCCAGAACTTGATCCTGCAGCGGCACCTACCCCTCCTGCGGCAGCTCGTCTTGCCCGTCTTGCTCGCCGTCGGAGATTCATCGCATAA
- the NEP1 gene encoding 18S rRNA pseudouridine methyltransferase (BUSCO:EOG09263DFA; COG:J; EggNog:ENOG503NXBG), producing MPMLSPDPDCSRFRTHQTPGRCHLERSKITRICGSAPFLFSIKSPHNLSFTLHCAHSQHSVSDFHRQFKPFLVRQCFVDIYLPPLPRSPFSSPSLKINPSLFGLYTTDMSSSPEYRAGKRPRTQSLPPPALPQLVAEQHVPIPPTDKNTKRLIVVLSNASLETYKASHGGAGRMGMQREDKYSLLNSDEHIGVMRKMNRDISDARPDITHQCLLTLLDSPVNKAGKLQIYIQTAKGVLIEVSPSVRIPRTFKRFAGLMVQLLHRLSIKGANSQEKLLKVIQNPITDHLPPNCRKVTLSFEAPLVRVRDYVDTLGDDESICVFVGAMAKGADNFADAYVDEKISISNYSLSASVACSKFCHAAEDCWDIL from the exons ATGCCCATGCTCTCTCCGGACCCCGACTGCTCTAGGTTCCGTACCCACCAAACTCCGGGTAGATGCCACCTAGAGAGGTCGAAAATTACCCGAATCTGCGGTTCGGCGCCTTTTCTTTTTAGCATTAAAAGCCCCCATAACCTTTCGTTCACCTTGCACTGTGCCCATTCTCAACATTCTGTCTCCGACTTTCACCGCCAATTCAAACCTTTCCTCGTCCGCCAGTGCTTCGTTGATATTTACTTACCTCCATTGCCACGCTCGCCgttctcctctccatctcttaAGATCAACCCATCACTGTTCGGCCTATACACCACAGACatgtcttcctcccccgAGTACCGTGCTGGCAAGCGGCCCC GTACCCAGTCGttgcctcctccagccctgCCGCAGCTGGTTGCTGAGCAGCATGTGCCTATCCCCCCAACCGACAAGAACACCAAGCGCCTTATCGTCGTCCTCTCTAATGCCAGCCTCGAAACCTACAAGGCCTCGCACGGCGGCGCTGGTCGTATGGGCATGCAAAGGGAGGATAAGTACTCCTTGCTCAACAGCGACGAACACATTGGCGTCATGCGCAAGATGAACAGGGACATCAGTGATGCCCGTCCAGATATCACTCATCAG TGCCTATTGACCCTTCTCGACTCGCCGGTGAACAAGGCAGGGAAACTCCAGATCTATATTCAAACAGCCAAGGGTGTTCTGATCGAGGTGTCCCCCTCTGTTCGCATCCCGCGCACCTTCAAACGCTTCGCTGGTCTGATGGTGCAGCTGCTGCACCGTCTTTCCATCAAGGGCGCCAACTCGCAGGAGAAGCTTCTCAAGGTGATTCAGAACCCCATCACCGATCATCTTCCGCCCAACTGCCGGAAGGTCACGCTCAGTTTCGAGGCCCCTCTGGTTCGTGTGCGCGACTATGTCGACACCCTCGGCGATGACGAGAGCATCTGCGTGTTTGTTGGCGCCATGGCCAAGGGCGCCGACAACTTTGCCGACGCATATGTGGACGAGAAGATTTCGATCAGCAACTACAGCCTTTCAGCCAGTGTTGCCTGCAGCAAGTTCTGCCACGCCGCGGAGGACTGCTGGGACATTCTATAA